A region from the Oceanidesulfovibrio marinus genome encodes:
- a CDS encoding sodium:solute symporter family protein produces MEAIDYTVLVLYFCTLLAIAVHANRKQKTTEDYYVGGRGVGTLSLAALWMSSWVGGAAIMGTAEKSYQIGISSLWYPFSMFSGFIFFALIFAGRIKELGDTHRHITYPDLIEQRYDTKVRLVSTVTTILAYIGYTASQLLSAAQIITSITGISLTYSFLVATTVTISYTSIGGFFAIEKTDRFQTLLVIIGVSGVAVPLTWHSLGGVSRLSTELPADFFQFGAWGWGSILAMFISMVLTFFTSMDSYTRCYAAKTERAARNGTLLAALIVLCISVSISFLGISAKLIIPTGEDGTSTLIRLIIHVFPAGVKGVMLVAILSAIMSTADTCILSASANLTRDVYQRFINPKAQQAKVMRLSIASSILVGVVGALVGWYSKSIIDLLIMAFTINSAGLFLPTIGVLFWKRATSKAAFWSISVSLVTVIGWYLARGAFPESPLFSIDPVWPGLLASALFFFTPSLAASRLQEAE; encoded by the coding sequence ATGGAAGCGATCGACTACACAGTGCTTGTGCTCTACTTCTGCACGTTGCTCGCCATAGCCGTCCACGCGAACAGAAAGCAGAAGACCACGGAAGACTACTACGTCGGCGGGCGCGGCGTGGGCACCCTGTCGCTGGCGGCCCTCTGGATGTCGTCGTGGGTGGGCGGCGCCGCCATCATGGGAACGGCGGAGAAGTCCTACCAGATCGGCATCTCCTCTCTCTGGTACCCGTTCAGCATGTTCAGCGGTTTCATCTTTTTCGCGCTCATCTTTGCCGGCCGGATCAAGGAGCTGGGCGACACGCATCGCCACATCACCTATCCGGACCTCATCGAGCAACGGTACGACACCAAGGTCCGCCTCGTCAGCACAGTCACCACAATCCTGGCCTACATAGGCTATACCGCCAGCCAGCTCCTGAGCGCAGCCCAGATCATAACCTCCATCACCGGAATCAGCCTCACCTACTCTTTCCTTGTCGCCACGACCGTCACCATCTCCTACACCTCCATAGGTGGTTTCTTCGCCATAGAAAAAACCGACCGCTTCCAGACGCTGCTCGTCATCATAGGCGTCTCGGGCGTGGCGGTTCCCCTGACGTGGCATTCGCTCGGAGGCGTCTCCCGCCTCTCCACCGAGCTGCCTGCCGACTTCTTCCAATTCGGCGCCTGGGGCTGGGGAAGCATTCTCGCCATGTTCATCAGCATGGTGCTCACGTTCTTCACGTCCATGGACAGCTACACGCGCTGCTATGCCGCCAAGACGGAGCGAGCCGCACGTAACGGCACGCTGCTCGCCGCCCTCATCGTCCTGTGCATATCCGTCTCCATCAGCTTTCTCGGCATAAGCGCCAAGCTCATCATCCCAACCGGAGAGGACGGCACGTCCACGTTGATCCGGCTCATCATTCACGTCTTCCCCGCCGGCGTGAAAGGGGTGATGCTGGTGGCCATCCTCTCGGCGATCATGTCCACGGCGGACACCTGCATCCTGTCCGCCTCCGCCAACCTGACCCGCGACGTCTACCAGCGATTCATCAACCCCAAGGCGCAGCAGGCAAAGGTCATGCGGCTGAGCATCGCCAGCTCCATCCTGGTGGGCGTGGTCGGCGCACTGGTGGGCTGGTATTCCAAGAGCATCATAGACTTGTTGATCATGGCCTTCACCATCAATTCGGCCGGCCTGTTCCTCCCGACCATCGGCGTCCTGTTCTGGAAACGAGCCACCTCAAAAGCCGCCTTCTGGAGCATCAGCGTTTCCCTCGTGACGGTCATCGGCTGGTATCTGGCCAGGGGAGCGTTTCCCGAGTCTCCGCTCTTTTCCATCGACCCAGTCTGGCCCGGCCTGCTGGCTTCCGCCCTGTTTTTCTTCACTCCCAGCCTCGCGGCCTCCCGGCTGCAGGAGGCGGAATAA
- a CDS encoding DMT family transporter, with protein MLGVALLKNCWVQLYSAIMLELGGTMAIKYSQGFSRLIPSICVIGLYSASFYFMSQAVKKIELGVAYAVWSGVGIVATSVLGVLLFHESITLRKFISIAVILIGVVSLNLATTE; from the coding sequence ATGCTCGGCGTCGCACTGTTGAAGAACTGCTGGGTGCAGCTCTACTCCGCCATCATGCTGGAGCTCGGCGGAACCATGGCCATCAAGTATTCCCAGGGGTTCTCCAGGCTCATCCCCTCAATCTGCGTGATCGGGCTCTATTCCGCCTCGTTCTACTTCATGAGCCAGGCCGTAAAAAAAATCGAACTCGGCGTCGCCTATGCCGTCTGGTCTGGCGTCGGCATCGTCGCGACCTCCGTGCTCGGCGTACTCCTGTTCCACGAAAGCATCACTCTCAGAAAATTCATCAGCATCGCAGTCATCCTGATCGGCGTCGTCTCGCTCAACCTGGCGACAACGGAGTAG
- a CDS encoding FAD-binding oxidoreductase, producing MLHQEFIHKLEDLLGKDRCTFSPEDMVAYSYDANPEKRAQPEGMVSPKNKEEVAEIMKLAYAYDVPVTPRGGGSGYTGGCVPVQGGIVMAMDRFNRILEIDRDNFIVIVEPGVVVQDLQAEVDRIGQMYPPDPASVAFATIGGNIAENAGGIRAAKYGVTKHYVMGLEVVLPTGEIVRTGSKCVKDVAGYNLTELFVGSEGTLGIITKAVLKVVPKPEARRTMTATFSTLEKAAEAVSAIYATGVRPATLEFLDRISLEAVEKAIAFGAKPEEGALLLIEVDGSDHALDAEVEKIQTACEQCGVITFRKAQSDEDREDLWKARRALSFALCEIATEWEDDDISVPIARIPAMIRKLDQIAERHHIIIANFGHYGDGNIHIGMTTGKNGGPFPMKAKQEVVAAVVELEGRIAAEHGIGCVKVENLHWNIDEPTMNLMRRFKTLLDPKGLLNPGKVMPKG from the coding sequence ATGCTGCACCAAGAATTCATCCATAAACTCGAAGACCTCCTTGGCAAGGACCGCTGCACCTTCTCCCCGGAGGACATGGTCGCCTACTCCTATGACGCCAACCCGGAAAAACGCGCCCAGCCCGAAGGCATGGTTTCGCCCAAAAACAAGGAAGAAGTGGCTGAAATCATGAAGCTCGCGTATGCGTACGACGTCCCTGTCACGCCCCGCGGCGGCGGCAGCGGCTACACCGGCGGCTGCGTCCCGGTCCAGGGCGGCATCGTCATGGCCATGGACCGCTTCAACAGGATTCTTGAAATCGACCGGGACAACTTCATCGTCATTGTAGAGCCCGGCGTGGTCGTCCAGGATCTCCAGGCAGAGGTGGACCGCATCGGCCAGATGTACCCGCCGGACCCCGCCTCCGTCGCCTTCGCCACCATCGGCGGCAACATCGCGGAAAACGCGGGCGGCATCCGCGCCGCCAAGTACGGCGTGACCAAACACTACGTCATGGGGCTGGAAGTGGTCCTGCCCACGGGCGAGATCGTCAGGACGGGCTCCAAATGCGTCAAGGACGTGGCTGGCTACAACCTGACCGAACTCTTCGTCGGCTCCGAAGGCACCCTCGGCATTATCACCAAAGCCGTGCTCAAGGTCGTGCCCAAGCCGGAAGCCCGCCGGACCATGACCGCCACATTCTCCACTCTGGAAAAGGCCGCCGAGGCCGTCAGCGCCATCTATGCCACCGGCGTCCGCCCCGCCACCCTCGAGTTCCTGGACCGCATCTCGCTGGAAGCCGTGGAAAAGGCCATCGCCTTCGGCGCAAAGCCCGAGGAAGGCGCGCTGCTGCTCATCGAGGTCGACGGCTCGGACCACGCTCTCGACGCCGAGGTGGAGAAAATCCAGACCGCCTGCGAGCAGTGCGGCGTCATCACCTTCAGGAAAGCGCAATCGGACGAGGACCGCGAAGACCTCTGGAAGGCGAGGCGGGCCCTCTCCTTCGCCCTGTGCGAGATAGCCACGGAATGGGAGGATGACGATATCTCGGTCCCCATCGCCCGCATTCCGGCAATGATCCGCAAGCTCGACCAGATCGCCGAACGGCACCACATCATCATCGCCAACTTCGGCCATTATGGCGACGGCAACATACACATCGGCATGACCACCGGGAAAAACGGCGGTCCCTTCCCCATGAAGGCCAAACAGGAAGTGGTCGCGGCGGTGGTGGAGCTCGAAGGCCGCATCGCCGCGGAGCACGGCATCGGCTGCGTCAAGGTGGAGAACCTGCACTGGAACATAGATGAACCGACCATGAACCTGATGCGCCGCTTCAAGACGCTGCTCGACCCCAAGGGGTTGCTCAATCCGGGCAAAGTCATGCCCAAGGGATAA
- a CDS encoding (Fe-S)-binding protein has protein sequence MAKQKHAEKMAALQTLVKTEVDKCIRCGECRTVCPVFAVTPSERYTARGKIAIAESLARGELEFTAHTRELFDNCLLCTGCVNQCSSGARADKVVIAVREAFADKQGIPFVKKAVAQALSLPGGALGAGARIGSMAQKLAFKHVPETSGLYRRFAMPLVDKDQYVPQLAATPFRSEARFWGKQDQPKVVFFTGCMTNYFMTEIGHSLVKVLNALNVAVEVPSEQACCGMPMLASGEHEIVRKQAKRNIGALTHGGSDVPIVTACASCGHMLKHGYLDRFGDDPELAPGLANIAERTMDITEFLASDANQDRVAALTAQATRRSATYHDPCHLRKAQKLIEEPRRILKMATGDEINEMSHPEACCGLGGTYCLANMERSKQIQAKKIEDAVSTSADVVATACPGCILQLRDGMRRREGADMPVEHIIQLLAEAIDA, from the coding sequence ATGGCGAAACAAAAACACGCTGAAAAAATGGCCGCGCTCCAGACGCTGGTCAAAACCGAAGTCGACAAGTGCATCCGCTGCGGCGAATGCCGGACTGTCTGTCCGGTGTTCGCCGTAACCCCCTCGGAACGCTACACGGCCAGGGGCAAGATCGCCATTGCCGAGAGCCTGGCGCGCGGCGAGCTGGAGTTCACCGCGCACACCCGGGAGCTCTTTGACAACTGCCTGCTGTGCACCGGCTGCGTGAACCAGTGCTCCAGCGGCGCCCGCGCGGACAAAGTGGTTATCGCCGTACGCGAGGCCTTTGCCGACAAGCAGGGCATCCCTTTCGTCAAGAAGGCCGTGGCCCAGGCCCTTTCCCTGCCCGGAGGCGCGCTCGGAGCGGGTGCCAGGATCGGCTCCATGGCGCAAAAGCTCGCCTTCAAGCACGTGCCGGAAACCAGCGGCCTCTACCGGCGCTTCGCCATGCCCCTGGTCGACAAGGACCAGTATGTGCCGCAGCTGGCCGCCACACCCTTCAGAAGCGAGGCCCGGTTCTGGGGGAAGCAGGACCAACCGAAAGTGGTCTTCTTCACCGGCTGTATGACCAACTACTTCATGACCGAAATCGGCCATAGTCTGGTCAAGGTCCTCAATGCCCTCAATGTCGCCGTGGAGGTGCCGTCGGAGCAGGCCTGCTGCGGCATGCCCATGCTTGCCTCGGGCGAGCACGAGATCGTACGCAAGCAGGCGAAGCGGAATATCGGGGCCCTGACCCACGGCGGCTCGGACGTGCCCATCGTCACAGCCTGCGCCTCCTGCGGTCACATGCTCAAGCACGGCTATCTGGACCGGTTTGGCGACGACCCCGAACTCGCGCCGGGCCTGGCCAACATCGCGGAGCGCACTATGGACATCACCGAGTTCCTGGCCTCCGACGCCAACCAGGACCGGGTGGCCGCCCTGACCGCCCAGGCCACGCGGCGTAGCGCCACCTATCACGACCCCTGCCACCTGCGGAAAGCGCAGAAGTTGATCGAGGAACCCCGGCGCATACTGAAAATGGCGACCGGGGACGAAATCAACGAGATGAGCCACCCGGAGGCCTGCTGCGGCCTGGGCGGGACCTACTGCCTTGCCAACATGGAGCGCTCCAAGCAAATCCAGGCCAAGAAGATCGAGGACGCTGTCTCGACGAGCGCCGACGTCGTCGCCACCGCCTGTCCCGGCTGCATCCTCCAGCTGAGGGACGGCATGCGCAGACGCGAGGGCGCCGACATGCCGGTGGAGCACATTATCCAGCTCCTCGCCGAGGCCATCGACGCATAG
- a CDS encoding DUF169 domain-containing protein, producing the protein MTYKEMQDVLMKELRLYHYPIAVKFFYDRAELDHFQEKAPEIHTPLKAMTFCQWEIGARMKGQIVYSDLGGLGCNNAKYSFGWKDIDDGEIKGHAKYTRDLEQAERFVRSKSRLPEGLLGIAVAPLGAIDGLYEPDTVHFYCDNMQAYHLAVDYMAATDTHPLRPSITMNSSACGGNVYTYLEQEFNMLPACSGSYNAGKTERGEINVIIPGKQFKAVFDRLQERINAGSSSITRPGDGFPGADVCKNCPLIIFKKEQ; encoded by the coding sequence ATGACGTACAAGGAAATGCAGGACGTGCTGATGAAGGAGCTTCGGCTTTACCATTACCCCATTGCGGTCAAGTTCTTCTATGACCGGGCCGAGCTGGATCATTTTCAGGAAAAGGCGCCGGAGATCCACACCCCACTCAAGGCCATGACGTTCTGCCAGTGGGAGATCGGGGCGCGCATGAAAGGCCAGATCGTCTACTCGGACCTGGGGGGCCTGGGTTGCAACAACGCCAAGTACAGTTTTGGTTGGAAGGATATCGACGACGGCGAGATCAAGGGACACGCCAAGTACACCCGCGACCTGGAGCAGGCCGAGCGGTTCGTGCGCTCCAAGTCCCGGCTGCCCGAGGGCCTGCTGGGCATTGCCGTGGCGCCGCTCGGCGCTATAGACGGCCTGTACGAGCCGGACACCGTGCACTTCTACTGCGACAACATGCAGGCCTACCACCTCGCCGTGGACTACATGGCGGCTACGGATACGCACCCGCTGCGCCCCAGCATCACCATGAACTCCTCGGCCTGCGGCGGCAACGTCTACACGTATCTGGAGCAGGAGTTCAACATGCTCCCGGCCTGCTCCGGCAGCTACAACGCCGGCAAGACCGAGCGTGGCGAGATTAACGTGATCATCCCCGGCAAGCAGTTCAAGGCGGTGTTCGACAGACTTCAGGAACGCATCAATGCAGGCAGCAGCTCCATCACCCGGCCCGGCGACGGCTTCCCGGGCGCGGATGTCTGCAAGAACTGTCCGCTGATCATCTTCAAGAAGGAGCAGTAA
- a CDS encoding sigma-54-dependent Fis family transcriptional regulator has product MPDRCSEEEKLKECSTGVCRGKIVPLLHDMGRALSEEEDLDMALEHLLRYLKEQMGMQRIMINLYHRETGRIFIHKSDGLTKQEQALGIYFPGEGITGRVVATAAPIVVPSIRDEPDFLNRTGSLVKDSADDMSFLCVPILRGKKVMGTISAERGYDNELMLDKHRDALMVISYMLAQAVELYLVEKVDKVLWKRQALELMDELKTRFRPSNMIGTSKAMMEVYALLRKVAGTRTTVLLLGESGVGKELLANAIHYYGARPDGPVVKFNCAALPESILESELFGHEKGSFTGATQLRKGRFEEADGGTIFLDEVGELPLGVQAKLLRVLQERTFERVGGNESIAVDIRIVAATNKDLAAMVAAGTFREDLYYRLNVFPVLVPPLRERGSDIITIAEHFAAGFAEENGKTINRIATPALNMLMSYHWPGNVRELENVIQRAVILTEDDAIHGYNLPLSLQSPAFPEAGSKCGILETRLAAVEYEMLVEALRLHQGNTTEAARALGLTRRTMGLRMRKYDLSYKQFRRSDSSAPEPGATDRSGESLTLE; this is encoded by the coding sequence ATGCCTGACAGGTGCTCGGAAGAAGAAAAACTCAAGGAATGCTCGACCGGCGTATGCCGGGGCAAGATCGTTCCGTTGTTGCATGACATGGGCCGGGCCCTCTCTGAAGAAGAGGACCTGGACATGGCCCTGGAGCATTTGCTGCGCTATCTCAAAGAGCAGATGGGCATGCAGCGCATCATGATCAACCTGTACCATCGCGAGACCGGGCGTATCTTTATCCACAAGAGCGACGGACTGACCAAGCAGGAGCAGGCCCTGGGGATATACTTCCCGGGCGAGGGAATTACAGGACGGGTCGTGGCCACGGCCGCGCCCATCGTGGTGCCGAGCATCAGGGACGAGCCGGACTTCCTCAACAGGACCGGCAGCCTGGTCAAGGACTCAGCCGACGACATGTCCTTTCTGTGCGTGCCCATTCTTCGCGGGAAGAAGGTGATGGGCACCATCAGCGCCGAGCGGGGCTACGACAACGAGCTGATGCTGGACAAGCATCGCGACGCACTCATGGTCATCTCGTACATGCTGGCCCAGGCCGTGGAGCTCTACCTGGTGGAGAAGGTGGACAAGGTGCTCTGGAAGCGCCAGGCGCTGGAACTGATGGACGAGCTGAAGACGCGCTTCAGGCCCTCGAACATGATCGGCACCTCCAAGGCCATGATGGAAGTCTACGCGTTGTTGCGTAAGGTGGCCGGCACCAGGACCACGGTTCTTCTGCTCGGCGAGAGCGGCGTGGGCAAGGAGCTGCTGGCCAACGCCATCCATTATTATGGAGCCAGGCCGGACGGGCCCGTGGTAAAGTTCAACTGCGCCGCCCTGCCGGAGAGCATTCTGGAGAGCGAGCTGTTCGGCCACGAGAAAGGCTCCTTCACCGGAGCCACGCAGCTGCGCAAGGGCCGGTTCGAAGAGGCGGACGGGGGCACCATCTTCCTGGACGAGGTGGGGGAGCTGCCTCTGGGCGTGCAGGCAAAGCTGCTGCGCGTACTGCAGGAACGCACCTTCGAGCGCGTGGGCGGCAACGAGTCCATCGCGGTCGACATCCGCATCGTGGCCGCCACGAACAAGGACCTTGCCGCCATGGTTGCGGCCGGCACGTTCCGCGAGGATCTCTATTACCGGCTCAACGTATTTCCGGTGCTGGTGCCGCCGCTCCGCGAACGGGGCAGCGACATCATCACCATTGCCGAGCATTTTGCCGCCGGGTTTGCCGAGGAGAACGGCAAGACCATCAACCGCATCGCCACACCGGCCCTGAACATGCTCATGAGCTACCACTGGCCCGGCAACGTACGGGAGCTTGAAAACGTGATCCAACGCGCCGTGATTCTGACCGAGGACGACGCCATCCATGGATACAACCTGCCGCTTTCATTGCAGTCGCCGGCGTTTCCCGAGGCCGGGAGCAAATGCGGGATACTGGAGACGCGTCTCGCGGCGGTCGAGTATGAGATGCTGGTGGAGGCCCTGCGCCTGCATCAGGGCAACACCACGGAAGCGGCACGCGCTCTGGGCCTGACCCGGCGGACCATGGGGCTGCGCATGCGCAAGTACGACCTGAGCTACAAGCAGTTCCGCCGGTCCGACTCTTCGGCTCCGGAGCCCGGCGCGACGGATCGTTCTGGCGAGAGCCTGACGCTGGAATAA
- a CDS encoding type 1 glutamine amidotransferase has protein sequence MRIHTIEHVDFEGPAAIAEVASKHGHTLTRTRIFAGEPLPGMEDFDFLAVMGGPMSVHDTAAFPWLMEEKRFLNTALDVGKRILGVCLGAQLLAEALGAEVVKQSEREIGWYSVELTPEAGNSPAVAGFPARFPAFHWHGDTFSMPDGAVHLATSEACCNQAFSLGASLVGLQFHLETTQQSMELLIENCADELGPGQWIQTPEQMRRGIGQVETTHRLLETLFDNMEPKETR, from the coding sequence ATGCGGATACACACGATAGAACATGTGGATTTCGAGGGACCGGCCGCCATTGCCGAAGTCGCGTCGAAACACGGACACACGCTGACGCGTACCAGGATATTCGCCGGAGAGCCGCTGCCCGGCATGGAAGATTTTGACTTCCTGGCGGTCATGGGCGGCCCCATGAGCGTGCACGATACGGCGGCGTTTCCCTGGCTCATGGAAGAAAAACGATTCCTCAACACTGCTCTGGACGTCGGGAAACGCATTCTTGGCGTGTGCCTCGGGGCGCAGCTTCTTGCCGAAGCGCTCGGAGCAGAGGTCGTCAAGCAATCCGAACGGGAAATAGGATGGTATTCCGTGGAACTGACGCCGGAAGCCGGCAATTCTCCCGCTGTTGCAGGGTTTCCGGCGCGGTTCCCGGCTTTCCACTGGCATGGCGATACATTCTCCATGCCTGATGGAGCAGTCCATCTGGCGACCAGCGAGGCTTGTTGCAACCAGGCGTTCTCCTTGGGGGCCTCGCTGGTCGGACTGCAATTTCATCTGGAGACGACGCAGCAGAGCATGGAGCTGCTCATCGAGAACTGCGCCGACGAGCTCGGTCCCGGACAGTGGATTCAGACGCCCGAGCAGATGCGCCGCGGGATCGGCCAAGTGGAGACAACGCATAGGCTGTTGGAAACTCTTTTCGACAACATGGAACCCAAGGAGACGCGATAA
- a CDS encoding pyridoxamine 5'-phosphate oxidase family protein: MRKKKRAIEDKALIEKLLLRCEALQLGLWDGEQPYVVTVNFGYADGAIYFHSAGEGRKLECIEKNGLASFVAVAEHELIRADKACGFSTYYKSVSGFGRAELLSDPQEKAKGLDAVMSHYGGPTGAYDDKVLARTAVVRIDVESMVGKVNPAFPGDPQI; encoded by the coding sequence ATGCGTAAGAAAAAGCGGGCGATTGAAGACAAGGCCCTGATAGAAAAGCTGCTTCTGCGTTGCGAGGCCCTGCAGCTCGGGCTTTGGGACGGGGAGCAGCCATATGTGGTGACGGTGAACTTCGGCTATGCGGACGGCGCCATATACTTCCACAGCGCCGGAGAAGGCCGGAAGCTCGAATGCATCGAAAAGAACGGGCTGGCAAGCTTCGTGGCCGTGGCGGAACACGAGCTCATCCGCGCGGACAAGGCCTGCGGGTTCAGCACGTACTACAAGTCGGTGAGCGGTTTCGGCCGCGCCGAGCTGCTGAGCGATCCCCAGGAGAAGGCCAAGGGGCTGGACGCAGTCATGTCGCATTACGGCGGCCCCACGGGTGCATATGACGACAAGGTCCTGGCGCGCACGGCCGTAGTGCGGATTGATGTTGAATCAATGGTGGGCAAGGTCAACCCTGCCTTTCCCGGAGATCCGCAAATATAG
- a CDS encoding winged helix-turn-helix domain-containing protein: MDPVEPTLRLHLWLETPNGMLLGLGRAELLLLIHELGSLNKAAKTMGISYRAAWGRLKASEAAAGEPLLEKFGGQKGFALTPQGQQLAQTFKEWFLDVEAYALKKAEEMFPWPVRSFEDSQTGEADS, from the coding sequence ATGGACCCGGTCGAACCGACCCTTCGGCTACACCTCTGGCTGGAAACACCGAATGGAATGCTTCTGGGCCTCGGCCGCGCCGAACTGCTCCTGCTCATTCACGAGCTTGGATCGCTCAACAAGGCAGCGAAAACCATGGGCATATCCTATCGGGCTGCCTGGGGCCGTCTCAAGGCCAGCGAGGCCGCAGCCGGGGAGCCCCTGCTGGAAAAGTTCGGGGGCCAGAAAGGATTCGCGCTCACCCCGCAGGGCCAGCAACTGGCCCAGACCTTCAAAGAATGGTTTCTCGATGTCGAGGCTTATGCCTTGAAAAAGGCGGAAGAAATGTTTCCCTGGCCGGTCCGGTCCTTCGAGGACTCCCAAACCGGCGAAGCAGACTCCTAA
- a CDS encoding aldehyde dehydrogenase family protein, with protein MKSYLDANYKLFINGEWVDSCEGKTFTATNPSNGEALSTCASACPEDVNRAVDAANNAFKTWKKTSPQERAKMLNQIADLIDANAGRLAMVETLDNGKPIRETSGVDVPLSSDHFRYFASVARTDEGQATMIDDQTMSIILREPIGVVGQIIPWNFPLLMAAWKISPALAAGNCVVIKPSIETSLSLLELAKLMAEVLPAGVVNVITGKGSQAGNAMLQHEGFAKLAFTGSTDVGYTVADFAAKRLVPSTLELGGKSANIIFPDAPWDKALEGIQLGILLNQGQVCCAGSRAFIHEDIYDRFLEEAVKAFSEIKVDLPWLPDTQMGTQINQHQLDQILNYIEIGKKEGARVAVGGSRAAGDQLGKGSFMQPTILADVTNDMRVAREEIFGPVVCFIKFKTEDEVIAMANDNEYGLGGAVWTRDINRALNVARSVETGRMWVNTYNVLPAHAPFGGYKKSGIGRENHRMMLDHYTQCKNIFISLSEQKLGLY; from the coding sequence ATGAAATCGTACCTCGATGCAAACTACAAGCTGTTCATTAATGGAGAGTGGGTCGACAGCTGCGAAGGCAAAACCTTCACCGCCACCAACCCTTCCAATGGAGAGGCGTTGAGCACCTGCGCCAGCGCCTGCCCCGAGGACGTGAACAGAGCTGTAGACGCCGCCAACAACGCCTTCAAGACCTGGAAAAAAACGAGCCCGCAAGAGCGCGCCAAAATGCTCAACCAGATCGCCGACCTGATCGATGCAAACGCCGGTCGGCTGGCCATGGTGGAAACACTCGACAACGGCAAGCCCATCCGCGAGACATCCGGTGTCGACGTCCCGCTCTCCTCGGACCATTTCCGTTACTTCGCCTCGGTCGCCCGTACCGATGAAGGCCAGGCCACGATGATCGACGACCAGACCATGAGCATCATCCTGCGGGAGCCCATCGGCGTGGTCGGGCAAATCATTCCCTGGAACTTCCCGCTGCTCATGGCCGCCTGGAAGATTTCGCCCGCCCTGGCCGCAGGGAACTGCGTGGTCATCAAGCCGTCCATCGAAACCTCGCTATCTCTTCTGGAGTTGGCCAAGCTCATGGCCGAGGTCCTTCCTGCCGGCGTGGTCAACGTCATCACCGGCAAGGGATCGCAGGCCGGCAATGCCATGCTCCAGCACGAAGGTTTCGCCAAGCTCGCCTTCACCGGCTCGACCGATGTCGGCTACACCGTGGCGGACTTCGCTGCCAAACGGCTTGTCCCCAGCACCCTGGAGCTCGGCGGCAAATCAGCCAACATCATCTTCCCGGACGCACCATGGGACAAGGCCCTGGAGGGCATACAGCTCGGCATCCTGCTCAACCAGGGTCAGGTCTGCTGCGCCGGCTCCAGGGCCTTCATTCATGAGGACATATACGACAGGTTTCTTGAGGAAGCCGTAAAAGCCTTCTCCGAGATCAAGGTGGATCTCCCCTGGCTGCCGGACACCCAGATGGGAACGCAGATCAACCAGCACCAGCTGGACCAGATCCTGAACTACATCGAGATAGGGAAGAAGGAAGGCGCCAGAGTGGCTGTCGGCGGCAGCCGCGCCGCCGGGGATCAGCTCGGCAAGGGCAGCTTCATGCAGCCCACCATCCTGGCGGACGTCACCAACGACATGCGCGTGGCCAGAGAAGAGATCTTCGGTCCTGTGGTCTGCTTCATCAAGTTCAAGACCGAGGACGAGGTGATCGCCATGGCCAACGACAACGAGTACGGCCTTGGCGGCGCGGTCTGGACCAGGGACATCAACCGCGCCCTGAACGTGGCCCGTAGCGTGGAGACCGGGCGTATGTGGGTGAACACCTACAACGTCCTCCCCGCCCATGCGCCCTTCGGCGGGTACAAGAAGTCCGGCATCGGCCGCGAGAACCATCGCATGATGCTGGACCACTACACGCAGTGCAAAAACATCTTCATCAGCCTCTCCGAGCAGAAGCTCGGCCTGTACTAG